One region of Osmia lignaria lignaria isolate PbOS001 chromosome 7, iyOsmLign1, whole genome shotgun sequence genomic DNA includes:
- the Septin4 gene encoding septin 4 isoform X1 translates to MSKNANGNNLHRNSTRRRRNRDYIGFATLPEQVHRKSVKRGFEFTLMVLGEMGLGKSTLINSLFLGDLYKDRRIPDAAERVEKTTTIEKKTMDIEERGVRLRLTIVDTPGFGDAVNCEDTWKACSAYIDEQFRQYFTDESGLNRKNIQDNRVHCCLYFIPPYGHGLRQIDLEVLKRLHRKVNVVPVIAKADTLTTYEVKKLKERILADIEEHEIQIYQFPDCDSDEDEEFKQQDKELKACIPFAVVGSSTVLEVAGKKVRGRQYPWGVVEVENPKHSDFVKLRTMLISTHMQDLKDVTQDVHYENFRAQCISQISQQAIRERRYLRIKLKRDSGPHFENSISDTDRLLLQKDEEIRRMQDILAQMQEKLKATGQVGPGSGLRGRVGSLGNDLDATDVEKKRNSIIDV, encoded by the exons ATGTCTAAAAACGCGAATGGAAATAATCTACATCGTAATTCTACAAGGCGACGTAGAA ACAGGGATTATATCGGGTTCGCAACATTGCCCGAACAAGTACACAGGAAATCGGTTAAAAGAGGATTCGAGTTCACCCTGATGGTGCTTGGCGAGATGGGTCTTGGAAAATCTACGTTAATAAACAGCCTGTTCCTCGGTGATCTTTACAAAGATCGACGAATTCCTGATGCAGCTG AACGCGTCGAGAAAACGACTACGATTGAAAAGAAAACGATGGACATCGAAGAACGCGGCGTTAGGTTACGTTTGACTATCGTCGATACACCTG GATTCGGAGACGCGGTGAACTGCGAGGATACCTGGAAGGCATGCTCGGCGTACATCGACGAACAATTCCGACAGTATTTCACGGACGAGAGTGGTTTAAACAGGAAGAACATTCAGGATAACCGAGTACACTGCTGTTTGTACTTCATACCTCCTTACGGTCACGG ACTTAGACAGATCGATTTGGAAGTGCTGAAACGATTACACCGTAAAGTGAACGTTGTCCCCGTGATCGCCAAAGCGGACACGCTGACCACGTACGAAGtgaaaaagttgaaagaaaGAATTCTCGCTGACATCGAGGAGCACGAGATTCAG ATATATCAGTTTCCGGACTGCGACAGCGACGAAGACGAAGAATTCAAGCAACAAGATAAAGAGCTGAAGGCGTGCATTCCTTTTGCCGTGGTCGGCAGTTCGACGGTGCTCGAAGTGGCGGGAAAAAAGGTCCGCGGTCGTCAATACCCATGGGGAGTGGTAGAAG TGGAGAACCCGAAGCACAGCGACTTCGTGAAATTAAGGACGATGCTGATATCGACGCACATGCAGGATCTAAAAGACGTGACCCAAGACGTGCATTACGAGAATTTCCGGGCACAATGCATTTCACAAATTTCACAGCAAGCGATTCGGGAACGGAGGTATTTACGCAT TAAACTGAAGAGAGATTCGGGGCCACATTTTGAAAACAGCATATCCGACACGGACAGACTTTTGTTGCAAAAGGACGAAGAG ATACGAAGAATGCAAGATATCCTCGCACAAATGCAAGAGAAATTAAAAGCCACGGGACAGGTCGGACCTGGAAGTGGTCTCAGAGGAAGGGTCGGAAGTCTCGGAAACGATTTAGACGCCACCGACGTCGAGAAGAAACGCAACAGTATTATAGATGTTTGA
- the Septin4 gene encoding septin 4 isoform X2, translated as MSKNANGNNLHRNSTRRRRNRDYIGFATLPEQVHRKSVKRGFEFTLMVLGEMGLGKSTLINSLFLGDLYKDRRIPDAAERVEKTTTIEKKTMDIEERGVRLRLTIVDTPGFGDAVNCEDTWKACSAYIDEQFRQYFTDESGLNRKNIQDNRVHCCLYFIPPYGHGLRQIDLEVLKRLHRKVNVVPVIAKADTLTTYEVKKLKERILADIEEHEIQIYQFPDCDSDEDEEFKQQDKELKACIPFAVVGSSTVLEVAGKKVRGRQYPWGVVEVENPKHSDFVKLRTMLISTHMQDLKDVTQDVHYENFRAQCISQISQQAIRERSKLKRDSGPHFENSISDTDRLLLQKDEEIRRMQDILAQMQEKLKATGQVGPGSGLRGRVGSLGNDLDATDVEKKRNSIIDV; from the exons ATGTCTAAAAACGCGAATGGAAATAATCTACATCGTAATTCTACAAGGCGACGTAGAA ACAGGGATTATATCGGGTTCGCAACATTGCCCGAACAAGTACACAGGAAATCGGTTAAAAGAGGATTCGAGTTCACCCTGATGGTGCTTGGCGAGATGGGTCTTGGAAAATCTACGTTAATAAACAGCCTGTTCCTCGGTGATCTTTACAAAGATCGACGAATTCCTGATGCAGCTG AACGCGTCGAGAAAACGACTACGATTGAAAAGAAAACGATGGACATCGAAGAACGCGGCGTTAGGTTACGTTTGACTATCGTCGATACACCTG GATTCGGAGACGCGGTGAACTGCGAGGATACCTGGAAGGCATGCTCGGCGTACATCGACGAACAATTCCGACAGTATTTCACGGACGAGAGTGGTTTAAACAGGAAGAACATTCAGGATAACCGAGTACACTGCTGTTTGTACTTCATACCTCCTTACGGTCACGG ACTTAGACAGATCGATTTGGAAGTGCTGAAACGATTACACCGTAAAGTGAACGTTGTCCCCGTGATCGCCAAAGCGGACACGCTGACCACGTACGAAGtgaaaaagttgaaagaaaGAATTCTCGCTGACATCGAGGAGCACGAGATTCAG ATATATCAGTTTCCGGACTGCGACAGCGACGAAGACGAAGAATTCAAGCAACAAGATAAAGAGCTGAAGGCGTGCATTCCTTTTGCCGTGGTCGGCAGTTCGACGGTGCTCGAAGTGGCGGGAAAAAAGGTCCGCGGTCGTCAATACCCATGGGGAGTGGTAGAAG TGGAGAACCCGAAGCACAGCGACTTCGTGAAATTAAGGACGATGCTGATATCGACGCACATGCAGGATCTAAAAGACGTGACCCAAGACGTGCATTACGAGAATTTCCGGGCACAATGCATTTCACAAATTTCACAGCAAGCGATTCGGGAACGGAG TAAACTGAAGAGAGATTCGGGGCCACATTTTGAAAACAGCATATCCGACACGGACAGACTTTTGTTGCAAAAGGACGAAGAG ATACGAAGAATGCAAGATATCCTCGCACAAATGCAAGAGAAATTAAAAGCCACGGGACAGGTCGGACCTGGAAGTGGTCTCAGAGGAAGGGTCGGAAGTCTCGGAAACGATTTAGACGCCACCGACGTCGAGAAGAAACGCAACAGTATTATAGATGTTTGA
- the Septin4 gene encoding septin 4 isoform X3 — MSGDRDYIGFATLPEQVHRKSVKRGFEFTLMVLGEMGLGKSTLINSLFLGDLYKDRRIPDAAERVEKTTTIEKKTMDIEERGVRLRLTIVDTPGFGDAVNCEDTWKACSAYIDEQFRQYFTDESGLNRKNIQDNRVHCCLYFIPPYGHGLRQIDLEVLKRLHRKVNVVPVIAKADTLTTYEVKKLKERILADIEEHEIQIYQFPDCDSDEDEEFKQQDKELKACIPFAVVGSSTVLEVAGKKVRGRQYPWGVVEVENPKHSDFVKLRTMLISTHMQDLKDVTQDVHYENFRAQCISQISQQAIRERRYLRIKLKRDSGPHFENSISDTDRLLLQKDEEIRRMQDILAQMQEKLKATGQVGPGSGLRGRVGSLGNDLDATDVEKKRNSIIDV; from the exons ATGTCCGGTG ACAGGGATTATATCGGGTTCGCAACATTGCCCGAACAAGTACACAGGAAATCGGTTAAAAGAGGATTCGAGTTCACCCTGATGGTGCTTGGCGAGATGGGTCTTGGAAAATCTACGTTAATAAACAGCCTGTTCCTCGGTGATCTTTACAAAGATCGACGAATTCCTGATGCAGCTG AACGCGTCGAGAAAACGACTACGATTGAAAAGAAAACGATGGACATCGAAGAACGCGGCGTTAGGTTACGTTTGACTATCGTCGATACACCTG GATTCGGAGACGCGGTGAACTGCGAGGATACCTGGAAGGCATGCTCGGCGTACATCGACGAACAATTCCGACAGTATTTCACGGACGAGAGTGGTTTAAACAGGAAGAACATTCAGGATAACCGAGTACACTGCTGTTTGTACTTCATACCTCCTTACGGTCACGG ACTTAGACAGATCGATTTGGAAGTGCTGAAACGATTACACCGTAAAGTGAACGTTGTCCCCGTGATCGCCAAAGCGGACACGCTGACCACGTACGAAGtgaaaaagttgaaagaaaGAATTCTCGCTGACATCGAGGAGCACGAGATTCAG ATATATCAGTTTCCGGACTGCGACAGCGACGAAGACGAAGAATTCAAGCAACAAGATAAAGAGCTGAAGGCGTGCATTCCTTTTGCCGTGGTCGGCAGTTCGACGGTGCTCGAAGTGGCGGGAAAAAAGGTCCGCGGTCGTCAATACCCATGGGGAGTGGTAGAAG TGGAGAACCCGAAGCACAGCGACTTCGTGAAATTAAGGACGATGCTGATATCGACGCACATGCAGGATCTAAAAGACGTGACCCAAGACGTGCATTACGAGAATTTCCGGGCACAATGCATTTCACAAATTTCACAGCAAGCGATTCGGGAACGGAGGTATTTACGCAT TAAACTGAAGAGAGATTCGGGGCCACATTTTGAAAACAGCATATCCGACACGGACAGACTTTTGTTGCAAAAGGACGAAGAG ATACGAAGAATGCAAGATATCCTCGCACAAATGCAAGAGAAATTAAAAGCCACGGGACAGGTCGGACCTGGAAGTGGTCTCAGAGGAAGGGTCGGAAGTCTCGGAAACGATTTAGACGCCACCGACGTCGAGAAGAAACGCAACAGTATTATAGATGTTTGA
- the LOC117609571 gene encoding pro-resilin, with product MLVGILSKPQGPAYLPPTGTGARPASGGTGHPDEWAGDPANYEFSYEVEDAIAGLNFGHHESRKDNEATGTYHVLLPDGRTQIVDYIADDGGYRPMVRYEGTATYPAPGPSRAAPVSGGSGSNEGYRY from the exons ATGTTGGTAGGAATTTTGAGCAAACCTCAAGGACCTGCCTACCTTCCACCAACCGGAACTGGAGCGCGTCCAGCATCCGGAGGCACCGGTCATCCGGACGAATGGGCTGGT GACCCGGCGAACTATGAATTCTCGTACGAAGTCGAAGACGCAATAGCCGGACTAAACTTTGGCCATCACGAATCACGAAAGGATAACGAGGCGACCGGAACCTATCACGTGTTATTGCCAGACGGTAGAACGCAGATCGTCGATTATATTGCCGACGATGGTGGATATCGTCCAATGGTACGATACGAAGGAACGGCAACGTACCCGGCCCCGGGCCCTTCAAGGGCGGCTCCCGTTTCCGGAGGATCCGGTAGTAACGAGGGATATAGATACTAA
- the fbp gene encoding fructose-1,6-bisphosphatase: MASKSHSFDSNCMTLTRFVLAEQRKFPTATGDLSQLLNSIQTAVKAVSSAVRKAGIANMYGIAGNTNVQGEEVKKLDVLSNELFVNMLTSSFTTYLLVSEENTNVIEVETEKRGKYIVCFDPLDGSSNIDCLVSIGSIFGIYKKPDNVKDSMESVVLQPGKNLVAAGYALYGSATMIVLSIGQTVNGFTYDPAIGEFILTDQNMRIPNKGEIYSINEGNENAWNPAIKEYIHSKKYPKSGKAYSARYVGSMVADVHRTIKYGGIFLYPATKSHPTGKLRLLYECIPMAYILEKAGGLASNGEIDILNVVPEKIHQRSPIFLGSKEDVEEVLQYVKKYKS; encoded by the exons ATGGCTTCGAAAAGCCACTCGTTCGATTCTAATTGTATGACCCTAACGAGGTTCGTGCTCGCGGAACAACGAAAATTTCCAACAGCCACCGGAGATCTTAGCCAACTTTTGAACAGCATACAGACCGCTGTAAAGGCGGTCAGTTCAGCTGTTAGAAAAGCCGGCATTGCTAATAT GTACGGAATAGCAGGAAATACAAATGTTCAAGGCGAAGAGGTGAAGAAATTGGATGTTTTAAGCAATGAATTGTTCGTGAATATGTTGACGTCTTCGTTCACGACGTATCTCCTCGTGAGCGAAGAGAATACGAATGTGATCGAAGTGGAAACCGAGAAACGTGGAAAGTACATAGTCTGCTTTGATCCTTTGGACGGATCCTCCAACATCGATTGTTTGGTATCGATCGGTTCGATTTTTGGTATCTACAAGAAGCCAGATAATGTGAAAGATTCCATGGAATCGGTGGTCTTACAACCTGGTAAAAACTTGGTCGCAGCCGGATACGCGCTTTATGGTTCTGCAACAATGATAGTACTGTCGATCGGTCAAACCGTAAATGGTTTCACCTATGATCCCGCCATTGGAGAATTTATTTTAACCGATCAAAACATGCGTATTCCAAACAAAGGAGAAATATACAG TATTAACGAAGGCAACGAAAATGCTTGGAATCCAGCAATCAAAGAATATATACATTCAAAGAAGTATCCTAAAAGTGGAAAAGCGTATAGCGCGAGATACGTGGGTTCCATGGTAGCCGATGTGCACAGGACGATCAAATATGGCGGAATATTCCTGTACCCAGCAACCAAAAGTCATCCAACCGGCAAG CTTCGACTTCTGTACGAGTGTATACCAATGGCTTACATACTAGAAAAAGCCGGTGGTTTGGCATCGAACGGAGAGATTGATATTTTAAATGTCGTACCCGAGAAGATTCACCAGAGATCACCGATATTTTTGGGTTCGAAAGAAGACGTCGAGGAAGTTTTGCAATATGTTAAGAAGTACAAATCGTAG
- the LOC117609485 gene encoding ubiquitin-conjugating enzyme E2 T encodes MQRSLRLKRELERFARYPTEGISCYPKSDNLENFVATIIGPHGSPYNGCIFQLEINISERYPFEPPRITFQTPIYHPNIDNKGRICMDLLNMPPKGSWKPTVSLKNLLDAVQCLLGNPNPADPLMADIAQEYIYNKQEFERKAKKYAEKAKNNLS; translated from the coding sequence ATGCAAAGGTCTTTGAGATTAAAACGTGAACTTGAACGGTTTGCTCGGTATCCTACAGAAGGAATCAGTTGTTATCCAAAATCTGATAATCTTGAAAACTTTGTGGCAACAATTATTGGACCACATGGAAGCCCTTATAACGGGTGTATTtttcaattagaaattaatatctCTGAAAGGTATCCGTTTGAACCTCCACGGATTACTTTTCAAACACCTATTTATCACCCAAATATTGACAACAAAGGTCGTATTTGTATGGATCTGTTAAACATGCCACCTAAAGGCAGTTGGAAACCAACTGTCAGCTTAAAAAATCTTTTGGATGCTGTACAATGTTTACTAGGAAATCCAAACCCTGCCGATCCTTTGATGGCAGATATAGCACAAGAGTACATATATAATAAGcaagaatttgaaagaaaagccAAAAAATATGCAGAAAAAGCAAAGAATAATCtatcataa
- the nito gene encoding RNA-binding protein spenito has protein sequence MIGIPRDDRHKITVKIRNNMKRSSSRDTPPPRVKRSRSSMGRYDDSSDERITPERIRRRSSRGARSPSPPTRASSHARYVESSSHRDDYLRAPRELPPERPYSYKVLCISSIHPKASDEVIKDTLYREYKKFGDFSIRISHELDERVAYVCFRSSEDARDAKHAKPRIIMYDKVALVEPVYERPDTYRRPRSITPPDYERYYARSPGPTDRHRPLERYERVYGPPVGLPPPHREMRREAIPPPHHEFVRPPIHHGPPHVHPGPPHHYGPPRHMMIRHPVHGFERVENKKDKFPNYLHHVSPEDDPLATRTLFAGNLEINITEEELRRIFSKYGIVDDIDIKRPPPGTGNAYAFVRFQTLDMAHRCKVELSGQYIGKFQCKIGYGKATPTTRIWVGGLGPWTSVPQLEREFDRFGAIKKIDYIKGDSNAYILYDSIDAAQAAVKEMRGFPLGGPDRRLRVDFADVTPGFGFKPRPYPEEGGEFRPRPVDYEPSYDPYGPDSDFGYGPRGFRGRGSAPWHERRGGGRGGYRGSYPESYIKDETDWSSRRPPPELEYETPRGLRRSLSREPGVDRSRSRSPRRRQIDSDSDSENTRSGMLSTSRTLPEVARKSIAVWQGALILKNSLFPAKFHLTDGDTEIIEALMKDEDGKHMLRITQRLRLDQPKLDDVSKRIQTSSSHAIFLGLAGSSTVISTDDANVQTRPLRNLVSYLKQKEAAGVISLLNKDTEGTGVLYAFPPCTFSTELLKRTCPSLSEEGLKEDHLVIVVVKGGSA, from the exons ATGATTGGGATTCCGCGTGACGATCGACATAAGATCACGGTTAAAATCCGCAACAATATGAAAAGAAGCTCCAGCCGAGACACTCCACCTCCTCGCGTCAAACGGAGCAGGTCATCTATGGGACG ATACGATGATTCTAGTGATGAACGAATAACTCCTGAAAGAATTCGTCGTCGTAGTAGTAGAGGTGCCAGAAGTCCCAGTCCCCCGACACGTGCCTCTTCTCATGCTCGATACGTAGAATCAAGTTCTCATAGGGATGATTACTTAAGAGCACCTAGAGAATTGCCTCCAGAACGTCCGTATAGTTACAAAGTTCTTTGTATCAGTTCAATTCATCCGAAAGCAAGCGACGAAGTGATTAAAGATACTCTGTATAGAGAGTACAAAAAGTTTGGAGATTTTTCTATTAGAATTTCTCACGAATTAGACGAACGTGTTGCATATGTTTGCTTTAGAAGTTCAGAGGATGCCAGAGATGCGAAACATGCAAAACCAAGAATCATTATGTACGACAAGGTGGCACTCGTTGAACCTGTCTACGAGAGACCCGATACTTATCGTCGTCCAAGATCGATTACACCGCCTGATTACGAAAGATATTATGCCAGAAGTCCTGGTCCGACGGATAGACACAGGCCCTTAGAGAGATACGAAAGAGTTTACGGACCTCCAGTTGGTTTACCTCCACCGCACAGAGAGATGAGACGCGAAGCAATTCCTCCACCTCATCACGAGTTTGTTAGACCTCCGATTCATCATGGACCCCCTCATGTTCACCCTGGACCACCTCATCATTACGGTCCTCCAAGACACATGATGATTCGACATCCGGTCCACGGATTCGAGCgtgtggaaaataaaaaagataaatttCCCAATTATTTACATCACGTGTCCCCGGAAGATGATCCACTCGCGACTCGAACTCTGTTTGcaggaaatttggaaattaatattACGGAAGAAGAATTAAGGAGAATTTTTAGTAAATACGGAATCGTCGACGATATCGACATTAAGAGACCTCCGCCGGGAACGGGCAATGCTTATGCTTTTGTCAGATTTCAGACTTTAGATATGGCGCACAGATGTAAAGTTGAACTCTCCGGGCAATACATAGGAAAATTCCAATGTAAAATCGGTTACGGAAAAGCTACGCCTACTACGAGAATTTGGGTCGGTGGTTTAGGACCGTGGACCTCTGTACCGCAATTAGAAAGAGAATTCGACCGATTTGGAGCAATAAAGAAGATCGATTATATAAAAGGCGATAGCAACGCTTACATCTTGTACGATTCAATCGATGCTGCTCAAGCGGCTGTTAAAGAAATGAGAGGATTTCCTCTCGGCGGTCCAGACAGAAGACTAAGAGTAGATTTTGCCGATGTTACTCCTGGATTTGGATTTAAGCCAAGACCGTATCCAGAAGAAGGTGGAGAGTTTAGACCGAGGCCGGTAGATTACGAACCTTCTTACGATCCTTACGGACCGGACAGTGACTTCGGTTACGGGCCAAGAGGATTTAGAGGTAGAGGATCTGCTCCGTGGCACGAGAGGAGGGGTGGAGGAAGAGGAGGTTATCGTGGAAGTTATCCCGAAAGTTATATCAAAGATGAAACTGATTGGTCTAGTCGTAGACCACCTCCGGAATTAGAATACGAGACGCCAAGAGGTTTACGTCGTTCCTTGTCAAGAGAACCTGGTGTCGATAGATCAAGATCGAGGTCTCCCCGGAGAAGACAAATTGATTCGGATTCAGATTCCGAGAATACTCGTAGCGGAATGCTATCTACTTCCAGAACACTGCCCGAAGTTGCAAGAAAATCTATAGCCGTTTGGCAGGGAGCATTAATCTTAAAGAATTCTCTATTTCCAGCTAAATTTCATTTAACCGACGGCGATACTGAGATAATCGAAGCATTGATGAAAGACGAAGACGGCAAACACATGCTAAGAATTACACAAAGATTACGTTTAGATCAACCAAAATTAGATGACGTTTCGAAAAGAATTCAAACTTCTAGTTCGCATGCTATTTTCTTAGGATTGGCCGGTTCAAGTACCGTTATTTCCACGGATGATGCAAACGTACAGACTAGACCACTGCGAAACTTGGTATCGTATTTGAAACAAAAAGAAGCAGCTGGAGTTATTTCGCTTCTTAATAAAGATACAGAGGGAACTGGAGTTCTATACGCGTTTCCACCTTGTACATTTTCTACAGAATTATTAAAACGAACCTGCCCAAGCCTCAGTGAAGAAGGACTCAAAGAGGATCACCTGGTAATCGTCGTTGTTAAGGGGGGTAGCGCCTAA
- the LOC143305217 gene encoding rho GDP-dissociation inhibitor 2-like — MSEINTDHIDSVEEEIEVESNYKPPPEKTIEQILEADKEDESLRKYKETLLGEAKSGGVIVDPNDPRKVIVKKLALCVADRPDMELDLTGDLSQLKKQTFVIKEGVSYRIRIDFIVQREIVHGLKYVQKTYRLGVPVDKMMHMVGSYPPKTEVQSYTTPTEDAPAGVMARGSYSVSSLFTDDDKHEHLKWEWSFEIKKDWKE; from the exons ATGTCAGAGATTAACACGGATCACATTGATTCGGTAGAAGAGGAAATAGAAGTAGAATCTAATTATAAGCCTCCACCAGAAAAAACGATAGAGCAAATTTTAGAAGCAGACAAAGAGGATGAAAGTTTACGTAAATATAAAGAAACACTTTTAGGAGAAGCAAAATCTGGAGGTGTTATTGTAG ATCCAAATGATCCAAGAAAAGTAATAGTTAAAAAATTAGCACTTTGCGTGGCAGATCGACCAGATATGGAATTAGATTTAACAGGTGATCTTTCTCAGCTAAAGAAACAAAcgtttgtaataaaagaaggtGTTAGTTACAGAATCAGGATTGACTTCATTGTGCAACGTGAAATTGTACATGGTCTGAAATATGTTCAAAAAACTTACCGCCTTGGAGTACCTG tgGATAAGATGATGCATATGGTGGGTTCTTATCCACCAAAAACAGAAGTACAGTCTTATACTACTCCAACAGAGGATGCACCAGCTGGAGTAATGGCACGTGGTTCTTATAGTGTAAGCTCCTTGTTTACTGATGATGACAAACATGAACATCTGAAGTGGGAATGGTCATTTGAAATTAAGAAAGATTGGAAAGAATAA